One Chengkuizengella sediminis DNA segment encodes these proteins:
- a CDS encoding glycosyl hydrolase family 18 protein codes for MTYMKKCLPLLLLIVLILQVFPLSTITAQDLTTKYRVYQNDNQLKEFSSLVQAKNYANSFLNSYVEDITTREWVYSNFPQYEVIVKGEPLQKRYSTYEEALSEAQKHKQALIKNLHEPGIVWDNFANYILIQGDNKTLPEWTFETLEDAKKETYKWGNVHIIDLTSNEWIWDDLTAEQKETLRAQSSIYEISAPSLESSIKVSYLEDAINEAIKIKDSIIMNTKTNKEVYSNEKNFVVKQSGREINSFYHLDQAIAYAKYFVRTSIEHQGNELWFNEPNYEVLQQDNNLNKFNTIQEAVQFALTEEQTKIIDRREKVLWDNSSRLKVWGWNGTSNQSTILDHVNQAVGLDIDSPTWFKLKNANGEFEDTSDEETVKMLHKKGIEVHPLVHNQFDGQLTSSFLADETAQNHFINELITKSVKIGVDGLNIDFESLYGTDRAAYTSFIQKLTEAAHKKNLTISIDLPRGSLAWNHKTAYDHEALSKIVDYIVIMAYDQHWSGSDVAGSVSGLQWAKEGIEEFLSYGMSREQLILGIPFYIREWKFDSSGTLVGNRAIYSFGVEDLLKENEYTSTWDERFNQYKIEYKKDGFTYVFWLEDDQTVKARLELAKEYSLGGVAAWRLGQEPASFWNTIVQTK; via the coding sequence ATGACTTATATGAAAAAATGTTTACCTTTATTACTTTTGATCGTTTTAATTTTACAGGTTTTCCCCTTATCCACCATCACTGCACAAGATTTAACTACGAAATACCGAGTCTATCAAAACGACAACCAACTTAAAGAGTTTTCTAGTCTGGTTCAAGCCAAAAATTATGCCAACAGTTTTTTAAACAGTTATGTTGAGGACATTACTACACGTGAATGGGTTTATAGCAATTTCCCACAATATGAAGTAATCGTTAAAGGAGAGCCTCTTCAAAAGAGGTATAGTACCTATGAAGAAGCATTGTCAGAAGCTCAAAAACATAAACAAGCTTTAATTAAGAACCTTCATGAACCAGGAATTGTATGGGATAACTTTGCAAATTACATACTTATTCAAGGGGATAATAAAACATTACCTGAATGGACCTTCGAAACGCTAGAGGATGCGAAAAAAGAAACCTATAAATGGGGAAATGTTCATATTATAGATCTCACTTCTAACGAATGGATTTGGGATGATCTCACAGCGGAGCAAAAAGAAACTTTACGTGCTCAAAGCTCTATTTATGAGATTAGCGCACCCTCTCTAGAGTCCTCAATTAAGGTGTCATATCTTGAAGATGCTATTAACGAAGCGATAAAGATAAAAGATTCCATCATTATGAACACAAAAACGAATAAAGAAGTATATTCTAATGAGAAAAACTTTGTTGTTAAACAAAGCGGTAGGGAGATTAATTCCTTCTATCATTTAGATCAAGCGATTGCTTATGCAAAATATTTTGTACGTACTTCTATAGAGCATCAGGGTAATGAGCTTTGGTTTAATGAACCTAACTATGAGGTTCTTCAACAAGATAATAACTTAAACAAATTTAATACTATTCAAGAAGCTGTACAATTTGCTTTAACAGAGGAACAAACCAAAATTATAGATCGTAGAGAAAAGGTACTATGGGACAACAGCTCACGTCTTAAAGTCTGGGGTTGGAATGGAACATCTAATCAGTCTACTATCTTAGATCACGTTAATCAAGCCGTCGGATTGGATATTGATTCTCCAACATGGTTTAAATTAAAAAATGCGAATGGTGAATTTGAAGATACTTCGGATGAAGAAACCGTAAAAATGTTGCACAAAAAGGGAATTGAAGTACATCCGCTTGTTCACAATCAATTTGATGGTCAATTGACATCATCATTTTTAGCAGATGAGACTGCTCAAAATCATTTTATTAATGAACTTATAACTAAGAGTGTGAAAATTGGTGTAGATGGACTTAATATTGATTTTGAATCCCTATATGGTACGGATCGTGCAGCCTATACTTCCTTTATCCAAAAACTAACCGAAGCAGCACATAAGAAAAACCTGACTATATCTATTGATTTACCTCGAGGCAGTTTAGCATGGAACCATAAAACTGCCTACGACCACGAGGCATTATCAAAAATCGTAGATTACATTGTAATTATGGCTTACGATCAACATTGGTCTGGAAGTGATGTGGCAGGTTCTGTTTCGGGTCTTCAATGGGCAAAGGAAGGAATTGAGGAATTTTTATCCTATGGAATGTCCAGAGAGCAATTAATTTTAGGCATACCATTTTATATCCGTGAGTGGAAATTTGACAGCAGTGGTACTCTTGTAGGAAATCGAGCCATCTATTCATTTGGTGTAGAAGATCTATTAAAAGAAAACGAATATACTTCAACATGGGATGAGAGATTTAATCAGTATAAAATTGAGTACAAAAAAGATGGTTTTACTTATGTTTTCTGGTTAGAGGATGACCAAACAGTAAAAGCAAGATTAGAATTAGCTAAAGAATATTCTTTAGGTGGAGTCGCTGCTTGGAGATTAGGCCAAGAACCAGCTAGTTTCTGGAACACGATTGTACAGACGAAATGA
- a CDS encoding MFS transporter yields the protein MSLIVKDKRFIKILAANIFSSIGSGITMIAIPWMIVTRENGASTLGYVILLLTIILFLIAPFIGNLVDQLSRKKLLLCSEMIGFIIISLFVIVGFINGSYTTWHLVILFSSGMLYDSVFYPTLFAMNQEIFDRSQYKVLNGMMEIQGQLSAVVAGGIASILIGKIELHWILIMDAITYAVAFLILSTIPYIKTKYPSHEMIDTSFRKKMREGYDYLKERPFLFLLLFSAFTPYIVIMITNYVFPIYIEATLQADGSIYGIHEMLYGIGALLAGMIIPVLIQRFGNIKILLAGILMFTLSMILTAIFPVIILFLILSIIFGLGHAITRITRNILMMEIIPNDKMGRVESLFRSIGLAIQITFLGIFTVMIPKIGTIPAVSILSLILIVSVVTAFIGKQYFSRDLMKKYSTRK from the coding sequence ATGAGTCTAATTGTTAAAGATAAACGTTTTATTAAAATATTAGCGGCAAATATTTTTTCATCTATTGGTTCTGGTATCACTATGATTGCAATTCCCTGGATGATTGTGACTAGAGAAAATGGAGCAAGTACTTTGGGATATGTTATCCTGTTATTAACCATCATTTTATTCTTAATAGCTCCTTTTATTGGAAACCTAGTTGATCAACTTTCACGTAAAAAACTGTTATTATGTTCTGAAATGATTGGATTTATAATCATCAGTTTGTTTGTAATCGTAGGTTTTATAAATGGAAGTTACACTACTTGGCATTTGGTTATATTATTTTCCAGTGGTATGTTATATGATTCGGTATTTTACCCGACACTGTTTGCCATGAATCAAGAAATTTTTGACCGCAGTCAATATAAAGTCTTAAACGGAATGATGGAAATTCAAGGACAATTATCCGCAGTTGTTGCAGGAGGCATTGCCAGTATATTAATTGGGAAAATTGAACTTCATTGGATATTAATCATGGATGCAATCACTTATGCAGTTGCATTTTTAATTTTGTCAACGATACCGTATATTAAAACGAAATACCCCAGTCATGAAATGATAGACACTTCCTTTAGGAAGAAAATGCGTGAAGGATACGATTACTTAAAGGAGCGCCCATTCTTATTTTTATTATTATTTTCTGCATTTACCCCATATATTGTTATCATGATCACAAATTATGTTTTTCCAATTTATATAGAAGCAACACTGCAGGCGGATGGTTCAATATATGGTATTCATGAAATGTTATATGGAATTGGAGCACTTCTAGCTGGAATGATCATACCTGTACTTATTCAAAGATTTGGAAATATAAAAATTTTACTTGCTGGAATACTCATGTTTACATTATCTATGATACTTACAGCCATTTTCCCTGTCATTATATTGTTCCTCATACTATCTATAATATTTGGTTTAGGGCATGCAATAACAAGGATAACAAGAAACATCTTAATGATGGAAATCATTCCAAACGATAAAATGGGTCGTGTTGAAAGTTTATTTAGATCGATAGGTCTTGCAATACAAATTACCTTTTTAGGAATTTTTACTGTCATGATTCCTAAAATAGGAACAATTCCAGCCGTATCCATATTAAGTCTTATACTTATTGTCTCTGTTGTTACAGCGTTTATTGGGAAACAATACTTTAGTAGGGATCTGATGAAAAAGTATTCTACTAGAAAATAG
- a CDS encoding ATP-grasp domain-containing protein translates to MKSCVIVDAYSSGSQLPYHFDKYGYKVIHVRSTMEELDVNASHIHNYQFEESFIYDGDLEKLILKLKPYHPEFVLPGAEEGVELSDLLSYHLDLIRNVDVLSKSRRDKFLMTKAVKSQGIKTVDHFKTNQYSELLKWIRNLDKWPIVIKPINSASSDGVRFCNSEEEVYLAFHNIYNKTNILGFKNDEVLAQTYLEGTQYIINAISLNGHHYISDIWQESMILIDGKYTIYDKSELLELEGALQDQLIPYVKDVLTALGIAHGPSHTEVMLTKEGPVLIETGARIMGMAYKEDIMMSALNYSHASLTADCYVKPEKIKSLMDKPYKLNHFLTIVNLISNENGTIHSYSGLNDIKNLPSFTDIEMKKKIGEHISITREAIDHPGFIYLTSTNSKQIEEDYYKIRNLESNHSVFLITN, encoded by the coding sequence ATGAAAAGCTGTGTAATCGTTGACGCTTATTCAAGTGGAAGCCAGCTTCCTTATCACTTTGATAAATACGGATACAAAGTGATTCATGTAAGAAGCACAATGGAAGAACTGGATGTCAATGCCTCTCATATACATAACTATCAGTTTGAAGAGAGTTTCATTTATGATGGAGATTTAGAAAAACTAATTCTAAAATTAAAACCCTATCATCCTGAGTTTGTACTGCCTGGAGCAGAAGAAGGAGTAGAACTCTCTGATTTGTTATCTTATCATTTAGATTTAATAAGAAATGTAGATGTACTAAGTAAATCTAGAAGAGATAAGTTTTTGATGACTAAGGCAGTAAAATCTCAAGGCATTAAAACTGTAGACCATTTTAAAACTAATCAATATAGTGAACTACTAAAATGGATAAGAAATCTAGACAAGTGGCCTATTGTAATAAAACCTATTAATAGTGCTAGTTCAGATGGCGTGAGGTTTTGCAACTCAGAAGAGGAAGTTTATTTAGCTTTTCATAATATATACAATAAAACGAATATATTAGGGTTTAAAAATGATGAAGTACTTGCTCAAACATACTTAGAAGGAACTCAATACATTATTAACGCTATTAGCCTTAATGGCCATCACTACATAAGTGATATTTGGCAAGAAAGTATGATTCTTATTGATGGGAAATATACGATTTATGATAAATCGGAACTTTTAGAATTAGAAGGAGCACTTCAAGATCAGCTCATTCCTTATGTGAAAGATGTGCTTACTGCATTGGGAATTGCACATGGACCCTCTCATACTGAAGTAATGTTAACTAAAGAAGGACCCGTATTAATAGAAACAGGTGCAAGAATCATGGGAATGGCATATAAAGAAGATATTATGATGAGTGCTTTGAATTATAGTCATGCTTCATTAACTGCTGATTGTTATGTTAAACCTGAAAAAATAAAAAGCCTTATGGATAAACCTTATAAACTAAATCATTTTTTAACGATAGTAAATTTAATTTCCAATGAAAATGGTACAATACATAGCTATTCTGGATTAAATGATATTAAAAACTTACCATCCTTTACAGATATCGAAATGAAAAAGAAGATAGGAGAGCATATTTCTATCACAAGGGAGGCCATTGATCATCCTGGATTTATTTATTTAACTAGTACTAATTCTAAACAAATTGAAGAAGATTACTATAAAATAAGAAATTTAGAATCTAATCATTCCGTATTTTTAATTACAAATTGA
- a CDS encoding PLP-dependent aminotransferase family protein, which produces MNFERFFPPLIHKALEVGPPGQWAPNPLKQNINLHAGYPHPNAIPIEDLINAALNLSNKERDLPFQYEGSPSKKNLKLLLKENSCIRGIHSDNQKMIVTAGSTQALDLTARVLLHESDLVALESPTYMEAIEIFRNYTSNFISFPMDQKGLDVDFLAEDLAYRRKKRIQLPKLIYTVPTFHNPTGISMELSRRTQLLKLAEEYDFLIVEDDAYGQLAFKGDLPPIKSFDKLDRVIYLSSLSKVVAPGLRIGWAVAPKKMVEAMSHFKKDADHAFSWAVTAYYLNHYDFSTQVQQVRSDYSKRLFLIKEALSKYMPSTVHWTEPTGGFFIWVHLPNIDTDKLLKKALAIGVSFIPGKHFFIDPYDGSEFLRLSFSYADEEQITKGIMLIASLLEI; this is translated from the coding sequence ATGAATTTTGAACGTTTTTTTCCACCTCTTATACACAAGGCGCTCGAAGTTGGACCACCAGGCCAATGGGCGCCTAACCCTTTGAAACAAAATATTAATCTGCATGCTGGATATCCTCATCCAAACGCAATTCCGATTGAGGATCTAATAAATGCTGCATTAAATCTATCAAACAAAGAAAGAGATTTACCTTTTCAGTATGAAGGAAGTCCATCAAAAAAGAATTTGAAATTATTACTAAAGGAAAATAGTTGCATTCGTGGGATTCATTCAGATAATCAAAAAATGATCGTCACCGCTGGGAGTACCCAAGCACTAGATCTTACAGCTAGAGTATTGTTGCATGAAAGTGATTTAGTTGCATTGGAATCCCCTACTTATATGGAAGCGATTGAAATTTTTCGAAACTACACATCCAACTTTATAAGTTTCCCAATGGATCAAAAGGGTCTAGATGTTGATTTTCTAGCTGAGGACTTGGCGTATAGACGAAAAAAAAGAATTCAGCTTCCAAAACTGATTTATACGGTGCCAACCTTCCATAATCCAACTGGTATCTCAATGGAATTGAGCAGACGAACTCAGTTATTAAAACTTGCTGAAGAGTATGATTTTCTGATTGTAGAAGATGATGCTTATGGTCAACTTGCATTCAAAGGAGATTTGCCACCTATTAAATCCTTTGACAAATTAGATAGAGTTATTTATTTATCCTCCTTGTCTAAGGTAGTCGCACCAGGTTTACGAATTGGGTGGGCTGTAGCGCCAAAAAAAATGGTTGAAGCAATGTCTCATTTTAAGAAGGATGCAGATCATGCTTTTTCTTGGGCAGTCACCGCGTATTATTTAAATCATTACGATTTTTCTACACAGGTACAACAAGTCAGATCTGATTACAGCAAGCGACTTTTTTTAATAAAAGAAGCCCTTTCAAAATACATGCCTTCAACTGTCCATTGGACTGAACCTACCGGTGGATTTTTTATTTGGGTGCATCTTCCTAATATAGATACTGATAAATTACTGAAAAAAGCTCTAGCAATAGGGGTTAGTTTCATTCCTGGAAAGCATTTTTTTATCGATCCCTACGACGGATCAGAATTTTTGCGACTTTCTTTCAGTTATGCTGATGAAGAACAAATTACAAAGGGAATTATGTTAATTGCTAGTTTATTAGAAATATAA
- a CDS encoding pyridoxal phosphate-dependent decarboxylase family protein, whose amino-acid sequence MKPDNENLNLGDWAPHEFEEQGQKLLQLIREYFENIRETPVSTDITPKELINMLDGPIPKKAESFDLTLDDTWEKIIPHLTHWNHPSFHAYFSITASFPGILADLLISSLNVNAMVWKASPAASALEKIVLRWITEMVGYDPSSDGVLINNASLATFYALVAARDALTDLEVRTKGLTGRVLPTLRIYTSDQAHSSVDKAAIALGIGTDHVVRLSTDEDYQMIPEELEKAIQSDLQKGFRPMAVVATVGTTATGASDPISSISHICEEHGIWLHIDAAFGGFWNVVPEVKDKSENLQLGDSIVVNPHKCLYTPLEVTALFCRRSGALANSFRLVPEYLQTEKEDGSIDYMDFSLQLGRSFRSLKLWWVIRSYGLDGLVNRMRESIRLAGWLENEVKLHPDFLCVTSSPFPLLCIRYVPEHLQNVWTELKLDENEESKKYLDKLNAQIMQKLNQSGLVYLSHAVIREGYVIRISIGNIKQNLDDIKRLWDTIQKIAKEVNQDIPSPIMLK is encoded by the coding sequence ATGAAACCGGATAACGAAAATTTGAATTTGGGAGATTGGGCTCCACATGAGTTCGAAGAACAAGGACAAAAGCTGCTTCAATTAATTCGAGAATACTTTGAAAATATACGTGAAACTCCTGTTAGTACGGACATAACCCCAAAAGAATTGATAAATATGTTAGATGGGCCTATACCCAAGAAAGCTGAATCGTTTGATTTAACATTAGATGACACATGGGAAAAAATCATTCCTCATTTAACACATTGGAATCATCCATCATTTCATGCTTATTTTAGTATTACAGCAAGTTTCCCAGGTATATTGGCTGATCTTCTCATATCTTCATTAAATGTAAATGCTATGGTTTGGAAGGCTTCTCCAGCTGCATCTGCTCTCGAAAAAATAGTACTTAGATGGATTACAGAAATGGTAGGTTATGATCCTTCTTCAGATGGTGTTCTAATAAATAATGCTTCTTTAGCAACTTTTTACGCGCTTGTCGCAGCAAGAGATGCCTTAACTGATTTGGAGGTTCGCACCAAAGGCCTTACTGGAAGAGTACTGCCAACTTTAAGGATTTATACTTCCGATCAAGCACATAGTTCAGTGGATAAAGCTGCTATCGCTCTAGGAATAGGAACAGATCATGTAGTTCGACTTTCAACGGATGAAGATTATCAAATGATCCCTGAGGAATTAGAAAAAGCGATTCAATCAGATCTGCAAAAAGGATTTCGACCAATGGCAGTAGTTGCAACTGTTGGTACTACGGCTACTGGTGCTTCGGATCCAATCTCCTCAATTTCGCACATTTGTGAAGAACATGGGATTTGGTTACATATTGACGCGGCATTTGGGGGATTTTGGAATGTAGTTCCTGAAGTGAAGGATAAGTCTGAAAACCTACAACTTGGAGATTCGATAGTCGTTAATCCACACAAATGCCTCTATACACCACTTGAAGTTACAGCCTTATTTTGCCGTCGATCAGGGGCTCTTGCCAACAGTTTTCGTTTGGTTCCAGAATATTTACAAACGGAGAAAGAAGACGGCAGCATAGATTATATGGATTTCTCCTTGCAGCTTGGGCGTAGCTTTAGATCTTTAAAACTGTGGTGGGTAATTCGTAGTTATGGATTAGATGGTTTAGTTAACCGAATGAGGGAGAGCATCAGACTAGCTGGATGGTTGGAAAATGAAGTTAAGTTACACCCCGATTTTTTATGTGTGACTAGTTCACCTTTCCCACTTCTATGCATTCGTTATGTTCCCGAACATTTACAAAATGTTTGGACAGAGTTGAAGCTAGATGAAAATGAGGAATCCAAGAAATATTTAGATAAGTTAAATGCTCAAATCATGCAAAAACTAAATCAATCGGGACTCGTTTACCTATCACACGCGGTAATACGAGAAGGATATGTCATTAGAATTTCAATAGGTAATATAAAACAAAATTTAGATGATATAAAACGATTATGGGATACAATTCAAAAGATAGCTAAAGAGGTAAATCAGGATATCCCCTCTCCTATCATGTTAAAATAA
- a CDS encoding SDR family NAD(P)-dependent oxidoreductase — MNLTNMVAVVTGSSRGIGKAIALELAKQGSDVAIVYRGQKEKAIEVMNQIESLGRRAMIFQADVTNPDDVDKLVVQVTNQLGSIDILVNNVGEFHLKPISKIAVNEWDEVFKSNLHSVFYMCKAVIPGMRKRGMGRIVNIGLSPNYIVRGAPNVAAYSIAKTGVIIFSRSLAVEEASYGITVNCISPGLIENGYQSPEQVEWMRQRVPMKRLGTPEEIADAVSFLVSERASYISGANLSVSGAWDWEDRPTDHDHIVHELFVEDGIK; from the coding sequence ATGAACTTAACTAATATGGTTGCAGTGGTTACAGGTAGCTCTAGAGGTATTGGGAAGGCCATTGCTTTAGAACTTGCTAAACAGGGTTCGGATGTGGCTATTGTGTATCGCGGACAAAAAGAAAAAGCAATTGAAGTAATGAATCAAATTGAATCGCTAGGTAGAAGAGCAATGATTTTTCAAGCCGATGTAACGAATCCTGATGACGTTGATAAACTTGTTGTTCAAGTTACAAATCAACTAGGGTCAATAGATATACTTGTTAATAATGTTGGTGAATTTCATCTAAAACCTATTTCTAAAATTGCTGTAAACGAGTGGGATGAAGTATTTAAAAGCAACTTACACAGTGTTTTTTATATGTGTAAAGCCGTTATACCTGGAATGCGCAAACGTGGGATGGGACGTATTGTAAATATAGGTTTGAGTCCAAACTATATCGTTCGTGGTGCACCAAACGTTGCTGCTTATTCCATTGCCAAAACAGGTGTTATCATTTTTTCTCGTTCTCTAGCTGTTGAAGAAGCCTCTTACGGAATTACAGTGAATTGTATTTCACCAGGTCTCATTGAAAATGGATATCAGTCACCTGAACAAGTGGAATGGATGCGTCAACGTGTTCCTATGAAGAGATTGGGAACACCAGAAGAGATCGCAGATGCAGTTAGCTTTTTAGTTTCCGAACGTGCTTCTTATATATCTGGAGCTAATTTGAGTGTTTCTGGTGCTTGGGACTGGGAGGATCGACCAACTGATCATGATCATATTGTCCATGAATTATTTGTAGAGGATGGTATAAAATGA
- the mmgD gene encoding citrate synthase — protein sequence MQTEKQYIPGLEGVIACETNISYLDVENEEIVIRGYDLIELAKNVKYVDIISLLLDGNLPENEQRKELESQLQKEYQLPENILSILKLLPSKTHSMDALRTGVSALAGYEEDLEDRSQTSTRDKAIRLLAKVPNIVANSYHAKVNQPFIEPRQDLSYSANFLYMITGKTPSVSETEAFDQLLMVYSEHEMPNSTFAARVITSTQADIYGALTGAVASLKGTLHGGANEAVMKMLLEAETKDKIEPMILEKLANKERIMGFGHRVYMRKMDPRALLMKEALLKLVEEKGNRELYDMCVIGEEVMKREKGLYPNLDYYAAPVYYLLDIPIDLYTPIFLSSRIVGISAHVDEQNQNNRLFRPRVKYLGPRNLHP from the coding sequence ATGCAGACTGAAAAACAATACATACCAGGTTTAGAAGGAGTGATTGCTTGTGAGACGAATATATCCTATTTAGATGTGGAAAATGAGGAAATCGTAATTCGTGGTTATGATTTGATTGAACTAGCAAAAAATGTGAAGTATGTAGATATCATCTCTCTTCTATTAGATGGTAATCTACCAGAAAACGAACAGCGAAAGGAACTAGAGTCACAACTACAAAAAGAGTATCAGCTCCCAGAAAATATTTTATCCATATTAAAACTATTACCATCTAAAACTCATTCCATGGACGCATTGCGTACAGGCGTTTCTGCTTTAGCTGGTTATGAAGAAGACCTTGAAGATCGCTCACAAACTTCAACCCGTGATAAAGCGATTCGATTGTTAGCTAAAGTACCTAATATCGTTGCTAATAGTTACCATGCAAAAGTGAATCAACCCTTCATTGAACCTAGACAAGATCTATCGTACAGTGCAAACTTCCTGTATATGATTACTGGAAAAACGCCTTCAGTAAGTGAAACTGAAGCATTTGATCAACTATTGATGGTTTACAGTGAACATGAAATGCCCAATTCTACTTTTGCAGCAAGGGTTATTACTTCAACACAGGCAGATATTTATGGTGCGTTAACAGGAGCTGTTGCTTCATTAAAAGGAACCCTTCATGGTGGAGCGAATGAGGCAGTGATGAAAATGTTATTAGAAGCAGAAACAAAAGATAAAATCGAACCGATGATTTTAGAGAAGCTAGCGAATAAAGAGCGCATTATGGGGTTTGGACACCGAGTTTATATGAGGAAAATGGATCCTCGCGCATTACTAATGAAGGAAGCATTGTTGAAGCTAGTTGAAGAAAAAGGGAATCGAGAATTATATGATATGTGTGTCATAGGTGAAGAAGTGATGAAACGAGAAAAAGGATTGTATCCAAATTTAGATTATTATGCTGCACCTGTATATTACTTATTAGATATTCCAATTGATTTATATACACCGATCTTTTTATCCTCTCGTATTGTTGGCATTAGTGCACATGTAGATGAACAAAATCAAAATAACCGATTGTTTAGACCTAGAGTGAAGTACTTAGGACCTCGAAATCTTCATCCGTAA